One Ranitomeya imitator isolate aRanImi1 chromosome 1, aRanImi1.pri, whole genome shotgun sequence DNA window includes the following coding sequences:
- the GDF15 gene encoding growth/differentiation factor 15 produces MQRFPWKVRCATFCFALLSITGVQLRPLAEQEKMIQLEAVKKSILDRLGLHKPPVIREKLDSDELRKMQWLYQEKLMELRGNLTKDEPTEKRVHLLTPKLEHSSKKYDTQKSSSRRYNLVFFRTQTFRQRLNVMRAELKLCKHILSSLRPAAANSTLKAMVNIYKVVESRNANGQQEHKLLDSKPVDKDTLTLNVNSAVQQWLASSEKFLRLELVITLDIPFMSDRSKHIGADDSLVLEVETQEKKHFKTRKGRSLATDEDCKKSEKKCCRKSLLVSFEQIGWNDWIVQPTTYEMRFCDGSCPHNYKPASMHAQIKYRMHHINGETPAPCCVPGSYDPMVLMHYNAERKLVFTVFEDMIVRKCHCA; encoded by the exons ATGCAGAGATTTCCGTGGAAGGTCAGGTGTGCTACTTTCTGCTTCGCTCTCTTATCCATCACTGGGGTCCAGCTCAGGCCCTTGGCTGAGCAGGAGAAAATGATCCAGCTTGAAGCAGTGAAGAAGAGCATTTTGGATCGTCTGGGCTTACACAAGCCTCCAGTTATTAGGGAGAAACTGGACAGTGACGAACTGCGCAAAATGCAATGGTTATACCAGGAGAAGTTAATGGAGCTCAGAGGAAATCTAACCAAGGATGAGCCTACAGAAAAGAGAGTGCACCTTCTAACGCCAAAAC TAGAGCACAGCTCAAAGAAATATGATACACAGAAAAGTAGCAGTCGTCGCTACAACCTGGTCTTCTTTAGGACTCAGACATTCCGTCAAAGGCTGAACGTCATGAGAGCGGAGCTCAAATTATGTAAACACATCCTAAGTTCATTGCGACCTGCAGCAGCTAATTCAACCTTGAAGGCAATGGTGAACATATATAAAGTGGTAGAATCAAGGAATGCCAATGGACAGCAAGAGCATAAATTGCTTGATTCGAAACCAGTAGACAAAGATACATTGACCTTAAATGTAAACTCTGCTGTGCAGCAGTGGTTGGCAAGTTCAGAAAAATTTCTCAGACTAGAGCTGGTCATTACACTGGACATCCCTTTTATGAGCGACAGAAGCAAACACATAGGAGCTGATGATTCCCTTGTGTTAGAAGTGGAGACTCAggaaaaaaaacacttcaaaacaAGAAAAGGCAGGTCCCTCGCGACAGATGAGGACTGCAAAAAGAGTGAGAAAAAGTGCTGTCGGAAGTCCTTATTGGTGTCTTTTGAGCAGATTGGCTGGAATGATTGGATTGTACAACCAACCACTTATGAAATGAGGTTTTGTGATGGATCCTGTCCACATAACTACAAGCCCGCAAGCATGCATGCTCAAATAAAGTACAGAATGCATCACATTAATGGAGAAACCCCAGCTCCTTGTTGTGTTCCCGGGAGCTATGATCCTATGGTACTTATGCATTACAATGCAGAACGCAAATTGGTATTTACAGTCTTCGAGGATATGATTGTTAGAAAGTGCCATTGTGCCTAA